From Vallitalea longa, one genomic window encodes:
- a CDS encoding erythromycin esterase family protein: MIKKNVCVLLIIIMAASSVACSKVDITEKWYKENVNEIKSLDSKDYSDLEFLKDLLKDKKIVSLGENFHSVGDYRTIKTRLIKYLHEELGFDAVGFESGLGESAMVMNSEDLSSKDMMKYSILPVWHSKETLELFDYIKEQKDTDNPMELFGFDMQFTSMYFIEYMAQWLEKVDEKVGEDYYNLDIGFLQDYYALVNKYAFETGHAEEYQQLIDNYKSKYDEMVKYIKDNRSKLEAVYPDNTSLVDSALRTIENRINIVKMMMADNVEGYAFRDVIMADNVKWYMTANPDKKIIIWGHNDHIAKNTSQMLALDNDEWINSFESMGELLNKEYGKDMYVIGLYMQGGKASAITTQQVFDIPNVPDGSLEEIIGRSGYETSFVDFSSHEKQDESNEWMFTELYASEDGLTDEVVRSNVQKFVPRDQYDGIILLDRVYPPSTYKVFE, encoded by the coding sequence ATGATTAAAAAAAATGTGTGTGTGTTGTTGATAATAATAATGGCTGCTAGTTCGGTAGCATGTAGTAAAGTTGATATTACCGAAAAATGGTATAAAGAGAACGTTAATGAAATCAAGTCTCTGGATTCTAAGGATTATAGTGACTTGGAATTCTTGAAAGACTTATTGAAGGATAAAAAGATCGTGTCTCTAGGAGAAAATTTCCATAGTGTAGGAGATTATAGAACAATAAAAACAAGATTAATCAAGTATCTACATGAGGAACTTGGATTTGATGCAGTTGGATTCGAATCAGGGTTAGGTGAGTCTGCAATGGTCATGAATAGCGAAGACCTATCATCAAAAGATATGATGAAATACAGTATCCTACCAGTTTGGCATTCTAAAGAAACCCTAGAATTGTTTGATTACATAAAAGAACAGAAAGATACTGACAATCCAATGGAACTTTTCGGTTTTGATATGCAGTTCACTAGTATGTATTTTATAGAATACATGGCTCAATGGTTGGAGAAAGTGGATGAAAAAGTTGGAGAAGATTATTATAATCTGGATATTGGATTCCTTCAGGATTATTACGCATTAGTCAATAAATATGCATTTGAAACTGGACATGCAGAAGAATATCAACAGCTTATTGATAATTATAAAAGTAAGTATGATGAAATGGTTAAATACATAAAAGATAATCGTAGTAAATTAGAAGCTGTATACCCTGACAATACTTCATTGGTAGATAGTGCACTCCGTACTATAGAAAATAGAATAAACATAGTGAAAATGATGATGGCAGATAATGTTGAAGGATATGCTTTTAGAGATGTCATCATGGCAGATAACGTGAAATGGTATATGACAGCCAACCCAGATAAGAAAATCATCATATGGGGTCATAACGATCATATAGCAAAGAATACATCACAGATGCTTGCGCTTGATAACGATGAATGGATTAATAGTTTTGAGAGTATGGGAGAACTATTGAATAAAGAGTATGGAAAAGATATGTATGTAATAGGTTTATACATGCAAGGGGGTAAGGCATCAGCAATTACAACACAACAGGTTTTTGATATACCAAATGTTCCAGATGGAAGTCTAGAAGAGATAATAGGTAGAAGCGGATATGAAACTTCTTTCGTTGACTTTTCTAGCCATGAGAAACAGGATGAGTCTAATGAATGGATGTTTACTGAGTTATATGCAAGTGAAGATGGTTTGACAGATGAAGTCGTTAGATCAAATGTACAGAAATTCGTTCCAAGAGATCAGTATGATGGAATAATCTTATTGGATAGGGTTTATCCACCAAGTACGTATAAAGTTTTTGAGTAA
- a CDS encoding carbohydrate ABC transporter permease, which yields MKTKKNISLYITIIIIAIIWLIPLYVIFLTPFKTSGELFSNILGLPKSFSFANLTRVWEEIDVLHYMKNSVIITFVSIVITVLLSSLAAFAISRSKWKITKATYFLFVLGLMIPTQVGMVPLFLTVKSLNLYNNYFGLILSYIAMSTPISIFIFVGFFSSLPNSILEAAYIDGCKEMQIYSKIVMPLSKAAVSTTVIYNSVLIWNDFTYPLLFTRGDSIKPLPLAIYSMKGEYMSDYPAVFAGIVIATIPILVIYIILQKQFIQGMTAGAVKG from the coding sequence TTGAAAACTAAAAAGAACATATCGCTTTATATAACTATAATCATTATTGCCATCATTTGGCTGATACCTTTGTATGTAATATTTTTGACACCTTTCAAAACATCAGGAGAATTGTTCAGTAATATATTAGGTTTACCCAAATCATTCTCTTTTGCAAATTTAACTAGGGTGTGGGAAGAAATCGATGTATTGCATTATATGAAAAACAGTGTAATTATAACTTTCGTATCAATTGTTATTACAGTACTATTAAGTTCTTTAGCTGCATTTGCAATTTCTAGATCCAAATGGAAAATCACAAAAGCAACTTACTTCCTATTTGTTCTAGGATTAATGATTCCGACTCAAGTTGGTATGGTACCATTATTTTTGACTGTAAAATCATTAAATCTATATAATAACTATTTTGGATTGATTTTAAGTTATATAGCAATGTCTACACCAATATCGATTTTCATTTTTGTCGGTTTCTTTAGTTCATTACCAAACTCAATACTTGAAGCTGCGTATATTGATGGATGTAAGGAAATGCAGATATACAGTAAGATCGTTATGCCTTTAAGCAAGGCAGCTGTAAGTACCACTGTCATTTATAATAGTGTACTTATCTGGAATGATTTCACTTATCCTTTATTATTTACTAGAGGTGATTCAATCAAGCCATTACCTTTAGCAATATATTCTATGAAGGGCGAGTATATGTCAGATTATCCAGCTGTTTTCGCAGGTATAGTAATTGCCACAATACCTATATTAGTGATATATATAATTTTACAAAAACAATTTATCCAAGGTATGACAGCGGGAGCTGTAAAAGGATAA
- a CDS encoding carbohydrate ABC transporter permease has protein sequence MISKKKKYKQEWFYILIIVPSLLVYCVFFLFPIISSSFYSFFKLPYPGAPMDFVGFANFKELFTNTPVFWIALKNNVIYSFFVLVFQTLISFTLAYVISKNIRGKGFFKTYFFMPVVMSSVAISFTWDFMYDPNIGILNKLLETLGLGALAQNWLGNGDIALYSVAIVQIWQWVGFEMIIFLAAMNNIPKEMFEVSKIEGASRWQELRHVILPSIAPATTIAVVLTTIGCFKVFDMIYIMTDGGPSQSTEVLAKLTYDYAFKYQRMGFASAISVILLIVIAFIGFGQLIYLRKKEMNN, from the coding sequence GTGATTTCAAAAAAGAAAAAATATAAGCAAGAATGGTTCTATATACTGATTATAGTACCTTCATTATTAGTCTACTGTGTATTTTTCCTATTTCCGATAATAAGTTCTTCATTCTATAGTTTTTTCAAATTACCATATCCTGGTGCTCCAATGGATTTTGTTGGTTTTGCTAATTTCAAAGAATTATTTACGAACACACCAGTATTCTGGATAGCTCTGAAAAACAATGTAATCTATTCTTTCTTTGTATTGGTATTCCAGACATTGATTTCATTTACACTAGCTTATGTAATCAGCAAAAATATTAGAGGAAAAGGATTTTTCAAGACATACTTCTTTATGCCAGTAGTAATGTCTTCAGTAGCGATAAGTTTTACTTGGGATTTTATGTATGACCCTAATATAGGTATTTTAAATAAATTATTAGAGACTCTAGGATTAGGAGCTTTAGCACAGAACTGGTTAGGAAATGGTGATATAGCTCTATATTCAGTAGCTATTGTTCAGATATGGCAATGGGTAGGATTTGAGATGATTATATTCCTTGCAGCAATGAACAATATTCCAAAAGAGATGTTTGAAGTAAGTAAAATCGAAGGAGCTTCACGTTGGCAAGAGTTAAGACATGTTATTCTTCCGTCAATTGCCCCAGCTACTACTATAGCAGTTGTTTTGACTACTATCGGATGCTTTAAAGTATTTGACATGATATATATTATGACGGATGGTGGTCCATCTCAATCTACAGAAGTATTGGCTAAATTAACATATGATTATGCATTTAAGTATCAACGAATGGGTTTTGCATCAGCGATTTCTGTAATTCTATTAATTGTAATTGCTTTTATAGGATTTGGTCAGTTGATTTATTTGCGTAAAAAAGAAATGAACAACTAG
- a CDS encoding ABC transporter substrate-binding protein: protein MLKKMVVMLLTLVMLGSVFTGCAKSEKEDTNDGSGTKGDEKVTISFFHWRNEDKTSYEKVIDMFEEKNPNINVEMEIIPTNDYYTTLTMRVFGGESGDVFAVHPGGELINIANAGAYMDLSDQSDILSHFDDDGLAAGQVDGKQYALVQTTNPTAMYYNKTMFAENNLEVPTTWEDFLNVCETLKNAGITPINYSVGELWVPQLFFISLMANVEEDPFIMESVEAGDKKISDIPSIKATLEMLVKLRDSGYFQDNITGTKYDAMVGAFGQEQAAMIPTGTWSMSTVRDLNPDIDFGVFNIPAQGGTAVRGVNVPGLLLGVNAETKHKEASLKFAEYMCSPEAMNIISNETGQLTVVKDVNYDNEDLKTAEELLNGDDGYYALMFHQVSSQNQDVMSNLIVEVLSNPGADLDQLMEKWQKEIDKNLAANK, encoded by the coding sequence ATGTTAAAAAAAATGGTTGTAATGTTATTAACTTTAGTTATGTTAGGCTCAGTTTTTACAGGCTGTGCAAAATCTGAAAAAGAAGATACAAATGATGGTTCTGGAACAAAGGGTGATGAGAAAGTAACTATTTCTTTCTTTCATTGGAGAAATGAAGACAAGACTTCTTATGAAAAAGTAATTGATATGTTTGAAGAGAAGAATCCGAATATTAATGTTGAAATGGAAATCATACCAACTAATGATTATTATACAACATTGACAATGCGTGTTTTCGGTGGAGAATCTGGAGATGTATTTGCAGTACATCCAGGTGGAGAACTTATAAACATCGCAAATGCAGGTGCATATATGGATCTATCTGATCAGTCAGATATATTATCACATTTTGATGATGACGGATTAGCAGCAGGACAAGTAGATGGAAAACAATATGCTCTAGTACAAACAACAAATCCAACAGCTATGTATTATAATAAGACAATGTTTGCAGAAAATAACCTAGAAGTGCCAACTACATGGGAAGATTTCCTTAATGTATGTGAAACTTTAAAGAATGCTGGTATTACTCCTATCAATTATTCAGTAGGGGAATTATGGGTGCCACAACTTTTCTTTATAAGTCTAATGGCAAATGTAGAAGAAGATCCATTCATTATGGAAAGTGTTGAAGCAGGAGATAAGAAAATATCTGACATACCAAGTATAAAAGCTACTTTAGAGATGTTAGTGAAATTAAGAGATTCTGGATATTTCCAAGATAATATAACTGGTACGAAATATGATGCAATGGTTGGTGCATTCGGACAAGAACAAGCTGCAATGATACCAACAGGTACATGGTCAATGAGTACGGTTAGAGATCTTAATCCGGATATAGACTTTGGTGTTTTCAATATTCCAGCACAAGGTGGAACAGCAGTCAGAGGTGTTAATGTTCCAGGATTATTACTAGGTGTGAATGCTGAAACTAAGCATAAAGAAGCAAGTTTGAAATTTGCTGAATACATGTGTTCTCCAGAAGCTATGAATATTATTAGTAATGAAACAGGTCAATTGACAGTTGTTAAAGATGTTAATTATGATAATGAAGATTTAAAAACTGCAGAAGAATTACTTAATGGTGATGATGGATACTATGCACTTATGTTCCATCAAGTTAGTAGCCAGAATCAAGATGTTATGTCAAATCTTATTGTTGAAGTATTAAGTAATCCAGGAGCTGATTTGGATCAACTTATGGAAAAATGGCAAAAGGAAATTGATAAAAATCTAGCTGCTAATAAATAA
- a CDS encoding fructose-6-phosphate aldolase yields MDIIKNIKEKGDNMIYILDTANINDIKKAMDIYPLSGVTTNPSIISKENRDFLDILKDIKGVIGKETMLHVQTLSTTCEGIVEEAHYIRDNVEGELYIKVPVIAEGIKAIKQLKKEGFKITATAVITANQALMAAVAGADFVAPYVNRIDNISGSGVNVVNDILNQFELYNLDTKVLAASFKNVQQIADVSNLGVDSITVPLELLDKSIEHPLTDWSVQQFTSDWKKTYKTDKIIIK; encoded by the coding sequence ATGGATATAATAAAAAATATAAAAGAGAAAGGTGATAACATGATTTATATACTAGATACAGCAAATATCAATGATATTAAAAAAGCAATGGATATTTATCCATTGAGCGGTGTAACAACTAATCCATCAATCATTTCAAAAGAGAACAGAGATTTTCTTGATATCCTAAAAGATATCAAAGGAGTAATTGGTAAAGAAACAATGCTTCATGTTCAAACTCTTAGTACGACTTGTGAAGGAATAGTTGAGGAAGCTCACTATATAAGAGATAACGTTGAAGGTGAATTATATATCAAGGTTCCTGTTATCGCAGAGGGAATAAAAGCAATAAAACAATTGAAAAAAGAAGGATTCAAAATAACTGCAACTGCAGTAATAACAGCTAATCAAGCACTTATGGCAGCTGTAGCGGGAGCGGATTTCGTAGCGCCTTATGTTAATCGTATAGATAATATAAGTGGAAGTGGTGTTAATGTAGTTAATGATATATTGAATCAATTTGAATTATATAATTTAGATACAAAAGTTTTGGCAGCTTCTTTTAAAAATGTACAACAGATAGCTGATGTAAGCAATCTAGGTGTTGATTCAATAACTGTACCACTTGAATTATTAGATAAATCTATAGAACACCCATTAACAGATTGGAGTGTTCAACAGTTTACTAGTGATTGGAAGAAAACGTATAAAACCGATAAAATCATTATCAAATAG
- a CDS encoding glycyl-radical enzyme activating protein has translation MDSNIKGMVFDIKRFSMHDGPGIRSTLFTKGCPLRCPWCQNPEGLEKRLRLWYFENKCIRCESCVKSCPNGAITVNDNAEGPFILIDHAKCNNISDMNTRDTFVGDSLQCEVCVKGCPSKALTFDGRIMTVSQVVEALMKDKEFYDTSDGGVTISGGEPLMQHEFNYEVLRTLKEKGIHTTIETSLYADNEIIEKFIDVVDLFITDIKIFDEETHQKTIGVSNKLIKGNFEFLAKKGVKLLVRIPLIPGYTVENDNLANIAEYVKSVREDICIELINYNPLPVGKYRIMNKEYEFNKDIQPFSDKQMNEFRKIISDKGIKVIKE, from the coding sequence ATGGATTCTAATATTAAAGGTATGGTATTTGATATCAAAAGGTTTTCCATGCACGATGGTCCAGGTATAAGAAGCACTTTATTCACCAAAGGATGTCCTTTGAGATGTCCTTGGTGCCAAAATCCAGAAGGTCTGGAAAAACGATTAAGATTATGGTACTTCGAAAATAAATGCATTAGATGTGAATCATGTGTAAAGAGCTGCCCTAATGGAGCTATAACAGTGAATGATAATGCAGAAGGTCCTTTTATATTGATAGATCATGCTAAGTGTAATAACATATCTGATATGAATACACGTGATACTTTTGTAGGTGATTCACTTCAATGTGAGGTTTGTGTTAAAGGATGTCCGTCTAAGGCTCTTACTTTTGATGGTAGGATAATGACAGTTAGCCAAGTAGTAGAAGCACTAATGAAAGATAAAGAGTTCTATGATACATCTGATGGAGGTGTCACCATTTCAGGCGGAGAACCATTGATGCAACATGAATTCAATTACGAAGTATTGAGAACATTAAAAGAAAAGGGAATTCATACAACTATTGAGACATCTCTTTATGCTGATAATGAGATAATTGAAAAGTTTATTGATGTAGTTGATTTATTTATTACAGACATCAAAATTTTCGATGAGGAGACTCATCAAAAAACAATCGGAGTAAGCAACAAACTGATAAAAGGGAATTTTGAATTTCTTGCTAAAAAAGGAGTAAAATTATTGGTCAGAATACCATTGATACCTGGTTATACAGTAGAAAATGATAATCTTGCTAATATAGCTGAATACGTAAAGAGTGTAAGAGAGGATATTTGTATTGAACTAATAAATTACAATCCACTTCCTGTTGGCAAGTATAGAATAATGAATAAAGAATACGAATTCAATAAAGATATACAACCATTTTCTGATAAACAGATGAATGAATTCAGAAAGATAATAAGCGATAAAGGAATCAAAGTTATTAAAGAATAG
- a CDS encoding glycyl radical protein, translating into MSYVKEIKTLDMTRRIKDLKEDMLSEPRYMSVEQAKIITDVYKENENDPTNIKRAKALASALNNITIKIDEKELIVGNRTPGVRGGVVFPESGISWIDKEIRHLPTRTHDKFNVKEEDINIFFEEILPYWKGNSLEDEIKKEIGPLVNEIAKVVKINQKDHAQGHICPNTEKWLKLGPAGLKKQAIEKLEAADDNKKDFYEGLVIVLEASQDFMKRYAELAVRMAEDDSNSSYKEDLLEVSRICNKLIEDVPESFHEAVQSVWFLYVILQMESNASSFSPGRMDQYLYPYLRNDLDKGVLNLDGALELIEALWLKFNQIVYLRNSNSAKYFTGFPIGFNVALGGQTEDGKDASNELSYLFLKAQEHIGLPQPNLSARLFKDTPDSLLDECSTVIGHGSGMPQIFNDESIIPALIKQGISERDAKNYAIVGCVELTTHGNSLGWSDAAMFNMVKALELTLNNGTCLLTGKKIGLETGELKDYDSYDALEEAYSEQMKYFIDKMIEACEVVEKLHAKILPSPFLSTVIDDCIEKGIDVTEGGAHYNLSGIQAIQVANVADSLAAIKKLVYDERKISKEELLQALRDNYEGREILRQRLLNAAPKYGNDIEWVDEIGHKWVKFFADRLTRFTNVRGGPYHTGLYTVSAHVPMGQNVGASADGRFSLEPLADGGMSAVYGRDQAGPTALLKSVSRIDSILGSNGTLLNMKFLPEFFSTKEGIKKFSAMLKTFVNLKINHVQFNVVRKEDLIAAKGNPEKYRGLTIRVAGYTAYFTELASDLQDEIIARTSYGDI; encoded by the coding sequence ATGTCATATGTAAAAGAAATAAAAACTTTAGACATGACTAGAAGAATAAAAGATCTTAAAGAAGATATGCTATCTGAACCTAGATATATGTCTGTTGAACAAGCCAAAATAATTACAGATGTATATAAAGAAAACGAAAACGACCCAACAAACATCAAAAGAGCAAAAGCATTAGCAAGTGCTTTAAATAATATCACTATAAAAATAGATGAAAAAGAACTTATAGTGGGAAATAGAACTCCTGGGGTAAGAGGTGGCGTAGTATTTCCTGAATCTGGCATATCATGGATTGATAAAGAAATCAGACACCTCCCAACAAGAACTCATGACAAATTCAATGTAAAAGAAGAAGACATCAATATATTCTTTGAAGAAATCCTACCTTACTGGAAAGGGAACTCATTAGAAGATGAAATAAAAAAAGAAATAGGACCTTTGGTTAATGAAATAGCCAAAGTAGTAAAAATAAACCAAAAAGACCATGCCCAAGGACATATCTGTCCTAATACTGAAAAATGGTTGAAACTTGGACCTGCTGGTTTGAAAAAACAAGCAATTGAAAAGTTAGAAGCTGCAGATGACAACAAAAAAGATTTCTACGAAGGACTTGTCATCGTTTTAGAAGCGTCACAAGACTTTATGAAGAGATATGCTGAGTTAGCAGTAAGAATGGCTGAAGATGATTCCAATTCTTCATATAAGGAAGATCTATTAGAAGTAAGCAGAATATGTAATAAACTTATTGAAGATGTTCCTGAGAGTTTCCATGAAGCAGTGCAATCAGTATGGTTTTTATATGTAATATTACAAATGGAATCTAATGCTTCTTCATTCTCACCTGGTAGAATGGACCAATATCTATATCCTTATTTAAGAAATGACTTAGACAAAGGGGTATTGAATCTTGATGGAGCTCTAGAGTTGATAGAAGCACTTTGGCTGAAATTCAACCAAATCGTATATTTGAGAAATTCTAATAGTGCGAAGTATTTTACAGGTTTTCCTATAGGATTCAATGTTGCATTAGGAGGACAAACAGAAGATGGAAAAGATGCCTCCAATGAATTATCATACTTATTCTTAAAAGCTCAAGAACATATTGGATTGCCACAGCCTAATTTATCTGCAAGGCTTTTCAAAGATACTCCAGATTCATTACTAGATGAATGTAGTACAGTTATCGGACACGGTAGTGGAATGCCACAGATATTCAATGACGAATCAATAATCCCAGCACTAATTAAACAAGGTATAAGCGAAAGAGATGCCAAGAATTATGCAATAGTCGGATGTGTAGAACTTACAACCCACGGCAATAGCCTAGGTTGGAGTGATGCGGCTATGTTCAATATGGTTAAAGCTCTTGAGCTTACTCTAAATAATGGAACATGTCTATTGACAGGCAAAAAAATAGGTCTGGAAACTGGAGAATTAAAAGATTATGACAGCTATGATGCTCTAGAAGAAGCTTATAGTGAACAAATGAAATATTTCATAGATAAAATGATAGAAGCATGTGAAGTAGTAGAAAAACTCCATGCGAAAATATTACCTTCTCCATTCCTTTCAACAGTTATTGACGATTGTATAGAAAAAGGAATAGACGTAACTGAAGGTGGAGCACACTATAACCTATCAGGAATACAAGCGATTCAAGTTGCTAACGTAGCAGATAGTTTAGCAGCTATTAAGAAGCTTGTATATGACGAAAGAAAAATAAGTAAAGAAGAATTATTACAAGCACTAAGAGATAACTATGAAGGTAGAGAGATACTAAGACAAAGATTACTCAATGCTGCACCAAAATACGGTAACGACATAGAATGGGTAGATGAAATAGGACACAAATGGGTTAAATTCTTTGCTGATAGATTAACTAGATTCACAAATGTTAGAGGAGGCCCATACCATACTGGTTTATACACAGTATCGGCACATGTACCTATGGGACAGAATGTTGGAGCTTCAGCCGACGGAAGATTTTCTTTAGAACCTTTAGCAGATGGAGGAATGTCAGCTGTATATGGAAGAGATCAAGCTGGTCCTACAGCCCTTCTGAAATCAGTATCAAGAATTGATTCGATACTAGGAAGTAATGGAACTTTATTAAATATGAAGTTTCTACCGGAATTCTTCTCAACAAAAGAAGGAATAAAGAAATTCTCAGCGATGCTAAAAACATTTGTGAACCTGAAAATCAACCACGTACAATTTAATGTAGTAAGAAAAGAGGATCTCATCGCTGCCAAGGGAAATCCTGAAAAATATAGGGGTCTAACCATACGTGTAGCAGGTTATACAGCATATTTTACAGAGTTAGCTAGTGATCTCCAAGATGAGATTATCGCTAGAACAAGTTATGGAGACATTTAA
- a CDS encoding iron-containing alcohol dehydrogenase has protein sequence MKNFEYYSPVKILFGQGKRHSLGEEIKDKYKRVLLAVSKGPFRENGTFKDIKDSLEKQGIQVFEMGDIDSNPRLSSVVEGAEICKENDIECVIALGGGSAMDCSKVIAAAAKTDVNPYNFLWGDKVEMKDSLDVITIPTIAATGTEVNNWAVIVDDDTKEKGDCQIAFPTIALMDPEIFASAPLRLTLWGAMDILSHTFEFYFNGYTGSIFQSRFSESILLATMECIERLVKDEKDIEARGELMWCAVMAWGGLTKIGREDPDMACHSIEVCFSGYLDTHHGACLGVMTPRWMEMTYKEAPEIFARFARNVMGIEEDDDLEAAKLGVAKYKAWLKQVGAPNTYFDIGNKEFNDEQLNHVAKTAWKIYDGNIGRIKKWNLEEIIELLSAGRIKY, from the coding sequence ATGAAGAATTTTGAATACTATAGCCCTGTTAAGATACTATTTGGACAAGGCAAAAGACATAGCTTAGGTGAAGAAATTAAAGATAAATATAAAAGAGTGCTACTTGCTGTAAGTAAAGGTCCTTTTAGAGAAAATGGAACTTTTAAAGATATAAAGGACAGTCTTGAAAAACAAGGCATCCAAGTATTTGAAATGGGAGATATCGATTCAAATCCTCGTTTGAGTTCTGTTGTAGAAGGAGCTGAGATCTGTAAGGAAAATGATATTGAATGTGTTATCGCTCTAGGTGGCGGTTCTGCTATGGACTGTTCCAAGGTTATAGCTGCAGCTGCTAAGACAGATGTTAATCCATACAACTTTTTATGGGGTGACAAAGTAGAGATGAAAGACTCATTAGATGTTATTACAATCCCAACTATTGCCGCTACTGGTACGGAAGTCAATAACTGGGCAGTTATAGTTGATGATGATACAAAAGAAAAGGGAGATTGTCAGATAGCTTTCCCTACTATAGCTCTAATGGATCCAGAAATATTTGCTTCAGCACCATTAAGACTTACTCTATGGGGAGCTATGGATATATTAAGTCACACTTTTGAATTCTATTTCAATGGATATACAGGTTCAATATTCCAAAGCAGATTCTCAGAATCAATATTACTAGCTACTATGGAATGTATCGAAAGATTAGTAAAAGATGAAAAAGATATTGAAGCAAGAGGAGAACTCATGTGGTGTGCTGTTATGGCATGGGGAGGATTAACTAAAATAGGTCGTGAAGATCCTGATATGGCTTGTCATAGTATAGAAGTTTGCTTCAGTGGCTATTTAGATACACATCATGGAGCTTGTCTTGGTGTAATGACTCCAAGATGGATGGAAATGACATACAAAGAAGCACCTGAAATATTTGCAAGATTCGCAAGAAATGTAATGGGTATCGAAGAAGATGATGACCTTGAAGCAGCTAAGCTCGGAGTAGCGAAGTACAAAGCTTGGTTGAAACAAGTAGGTGCACCAAACACATATTTTGATATAGGAAACAAGGAATTTAATGACGAACAACTAAATCATGTAGCAAAAACTGCATGGAAGATTTACGACGGAAACATTGGAAGAATCAAAAAATGGAACTTAGAAGAGATAATAGAACTTCTAAGTGCAGGCAGAATAAAATATTAG